The following coding sequences are from one Microtus pennsylvanicus isolate mMicPen1 chromosome 1, mMicPen1.hap1, whole genome shotgun sequence window:
- the Rabgef1 gene encoding rab5 GDP/GTP exchange factor isoform X1 yields the protein MSLKSERRGIHVDQSELLCKKGCGYYGNPAWQGFCSKCWREEYHKARQKQIQEDWELAERLQREEEEAFASSQSSQGAQSLTFSKFEEKKTNEKTRKVTTVKKFFSASSRVGSKKAEIQEAKAPSPSINRQTSIETDRVTKEFIDFLKTFHKTGQEVYKQTKMFLEAMHYKRDLSIEEQSECTQDFYQNVAERMQTRGKVPPEKVEKIMDQIEKHIMTRLYKFVFCPETTDDEKKDLAIQKRIRALHWVTPQMLCVPVNEEIPQVSDMVVKAITDIIEMDSKRVPRDKLACITRCSKHIFNAIKITKNEPASADDFLPTLIYIVLKGNPPRLQSNIQYITRFCNPSRLMTGEDGYYFTNLCCAVAFIEKLDAQSLNLSQEDFDRYMSGQTSPRKQEPESWSPEACLGVKQMYKNLDLLSQLNERQERIMNEAKKLEKDLIDWTDGIAKEVQDIVEKYPLEIKPPNQPLAAIDSENVENDKLPPPLQPQVYAG from the exons atgagccTAAAGTCTGAACGCCGGGGAATTCATGTGGATCAATCTGAGCTCTTGTGTAAGAAAGGATGTGGTTACTATGGGAACCCTGCCTGGCAGGGGTTCTGCTCCAAGTGCTGGAGAGAGGAGTACCACAAGGCCCGGCAGAAGCAGATCCAAGAGGACTGGGAACTGGCAGAAAG GCTTCagcgggaggaggaagaggccttTGCTAGCAGCCAGAGCAGCCAAGGAGCCCAGTCCCTCACATTCTCCAAGTTcgaggaaaagaaaaccaatgaGAAGACCCGGAAGGTCACCACAGTGAAGAAGTTCTTCAGCGCCTCTTCCAGAGTGGGATCCAAGAAAG CAGAAATTCAGGAAGCCAAagctcccagtccctccataaaCCGGCAAACCAGCATTGAGACGGATCGAGTGACTAAAGAGTTCATAGACTTTCTCAAGACCTTCCACAAGACAGGGCAAGAAGTCTATAAACAGACGAAGATGTTTTTGGAAGCAATGCATTACAAAAGG GACTTAAGCATCGAGGAGCAGTCAGAGTGTACTCAGGACTTTTACCAGAATGTGGCCGAAAGAATGCAGACTCGTGGAAAAG TGCCTCCAGAGAAAGTGGAGAAGATAATGGATCAGATCGAAAAGCACATCATGACTCGTCTCTATAAATTCGTGTTCTGCCCAGAGACCACTGATGATGAGAAGAAAGATCTTGCCATTCAAAAGAGGATCAG GGCTCTACACTGGGTAACACCTCAGAtgctctgtgtccctgtcaaTGAGGAAATCCCTCAAGTGTCTGACATGGTGGTGAAAGCCATCACAG ACATCATTGAGATGGACTCAAAGCGAGTGCCTAGGGACAAGCTAGCCTGCATCACCAGATGCAGCAAGCACATCTTCAACGCCATCAAGATCACCAAGAATGAGCCGGCCTCTGCTGATGACTTCCTTCCCACCCTCATCTACATCGTCCTGAAGGGCAACCCCCCTCGCCTGCAGTCTAATATCCAGTACATCACTCGCTTCTGCAACCCCAGCCGGCTTATGACGGGCGAGGACGGCTACTACTTCACCAACCTG tgctgtGCTGTGGCTTTCATTGAGAAGTTAGATGCCCAGTCTCTGAATTTAAGTCAGGAAGATTTTGACCGATACATGTCTGGCCAGACCTCCCCGAGGAAGCAGGAGCCCGAGAGCTGGTCCCCCGAAGCCTGCTTAGGCGTGAAGCAAATGTATAAGAACTTGGACCTCCTGTCTCAGCTGAATGAACGGCAGGAAAGGATCATGAATGAAGCCAAGAAGCTTGAAAAAGACTTAATCGACTGGACAGATGGAATTGCCAAGGAAGTTCAAGACATTGTTGAGAAATACCCACTTGAGATCAAGCCTCCAAACCAACCCTTAGCAGCCATTGACTCTGAGAATGTGGAGAATGACAAGCTCCCTCCCCCGCTGCAGCCTCAGGTGTACGCAGGGTGA
- the Rabgef1 gene encoding rab5 GDP/GTP exchange factor isoform X2, translated as MSLKSERRGIHVDQSELLCKKGCGYYGNPAWQGFCSKCWREEYHKARQKQIQEDWELAERLQREEEEAFASSQSSQGAQSLTFSKFEEKKTNEKTRKVTTVKKFFSASSRVGSKKEIQEAKAPSPSINRQTSIETDRVTKEFIDFLKTFHKTGQEVYKQTKMFLEAMHYKRDLSIEEQSECTQDFYQNVAERMQTRGKVPPEKVEKIMDQIEKHIMTRLYKFVFCPETTDDEKKDLAIQKRIRALHWVTPQMLCVPVNEEIPQVSDMVVKAITDIIEMDSKRVPRDKLACITRCSKHIFNAIKITKNEPASADDFLPTLIYIVLKGNPPRLQSNIQYITRFCNPSRLMTGEDGYYFTNLCCAVAFIEKLDAQSLNLSQEDFDRYMSGQTSPRKQEPESWSPEACLGVKQMYKNLDLLSQLNERQERIMNEAKKLEKDLIDWTDGIAKEVQDIVEKYPLEIKPPNQPLAAIDSENVENDKLPPPLQPQVYAG; from the exons atgagccTAAAGTCTGAACGCCGGGGAATTCATGTGGATCAATCTGAGCTCTTGTGTAAGAAAGGATGTGGTTACTATGGGAACCCTGCCTGGCAGGGGTTCTGCTCCAAGTGCTGGAGAGAGGAGTACCACAAGGCCCGGCAGAAGCAGATCCAAGAGGACTGGGAACTGGCAGAAAG GCTTCagcgggaggaggaagaggccttTGCTAGCAGCCAGAGCAGCCAAGGAGCCCAGTCCCTCACATTCTCCAAGTTcgaggaaaagaaaaccaatgaGAAGACCCGGAAGGTCACCACAGTGAAGAAGTTCTTCAGCGCCTCTTCCAGAGTGGGATCCAAGAAAG AAATTCAGGAAGCCAAagctcccagtccctccataaaCCGGCAAACCAGCATTGAGACGGATCGAGTGACTAAAGAGTTCATAGACTTTCTCAAGACCTTCCACAAGACAGGGCAAGAAGTCTATAAACAGACGAAGATGTTTTTGGAAGCAATGCATTACAAAAGG GACTTAAGCATCGAGGAGCAGTCAGAGTGTACTCAGGACTTTTACCAGAATGTGGCCGAAAGAATGCAGACTCGTGGAAAAG TGCCTCCAGAGAAAGTGGAGAAGATAATGGATCAGATCGAAAAGCACATCATGACTCGTCTCTATAAATTCGTGTTCTGCCCAGAGACCACTGATGATGAGAAGAAAGATCTTGCCATTCAAAAGAGGATCAG GGCTCTACACTGGGTAACACCTCAGAtgctctgtgtccctgtcaaTGAGGAAATCCCTCAAGTGTCTGACATGGTGGTGAAAGCCATCACAG ACATCATTGAGATGGACTCAAAGCGAGTGCCTAGGGACAAGCTAGCCTGCATCACCAGATGCAGCAAGCACATCTTCAACGCCATCAAGATCACCAAGAATGAGCCGGCCTCTGCTGATGACTTCCTTCCCACCCTCATCTACATCGTCCTGAAGGGCAACCCCCCTCGCCTGCAGTCTAATATCCAGTACATCACTCGCTTCTGCAACCCCAGCCGGCTTATGACGGGCGAGGACGGCTACTACTTCACCAACCTG tgctgtGCTGTGGCTTTCATTGAGAAGTTAGATGCCCAGTCTCTGAATTTAAGTCAGGAAGATTTTGACCGATACATGTCTGGCCAGACCTCCCCGAGGAAGCAGGAGCCCGAGAGCTGGTCCCCCGAAGCCTGCTTAGGCGTGAAGCAAATGTATAAGAACTTGGACCTCCTGTCTCAGCTGAATGAACGGCAGGAAAGGATCATGAATGAAGCCAAGAAGCTTGAAAAAGACTTAATCGACTGGACAGATGGAATTGCCAAGGAAGTTCAAGACATTGTTGAGAAATACCCACTTGAGATCAAGCCTCCAAACCAACCCTTAGCAGCCATTGACTCTGAGAATGTGGAGAATGACAAGCTCCCTCCCCCGCTGCAGCCTCAGGTGTACGCAGGGTGA